The sequence TTGACAGCTGACCCCGACCCCCCCTTCGTCGCCGTGTGGAACATGGTGCTTGCCGAGCTCAACGGCGACACCGGTGGGTCCGTGCCGACTAATGGCGAGCCCCCAACCCCGAACCTCACTCCTCAGCAAAGAGCCTGGTTGAAGCTCGTCAAACCGCTGGTCATCACTGAGGGCTTTGCCCTGCTGTCGGTTCCTACCAGTTTCGTGCAGAACGAGATCGAACGACACCTGCGTGAACCGATCATCTCCGCATTGAGCCGGCAGCTGGGTCAACGCGTGGAACTCGGTGTGAGAATCGCGAGCCCGAGCCAGAACGACGCCGACGATGCCGTCGCAGCACCCGCCGACATCTACCCCGATCCCGATATCGACGAAATCGACGAAGTCAGCGAAGCGCTGGCCAGCGCCGAGGAGAGTTGGCCGACGTATTTTTCCAGCGGCCCCCGAAAGATCGTCGCCAACGAGGCGGAGTCCATCGGACTCAACCGGCGCTACACCTTCGACACCTTCGTCATCGGCGCGTCGAACCGGTTCGCCCACGCAGCGACCCTCGCTATCGCCGAGGCCCCCGCACGGGCCTACAACCCGCTGTTCATCTGGGGCGAATCAGGCCTGGGCAAGACCCATCTGCTGCACGCCGCAGGCAACTACGCCCAGCGGCTGTTCCCCGGGATGCGGGTGAAGTACGTCTCGACCGAGGAATTCACCAACGACTTCATCAACTCATTACGCGATGACCGCAAGGCGTCGTTCAAGCGCAGTTACCGCGACATCGATGTGCTGCTGGTCGATGACATTCAGTTCATCGAGGGCAAGGAAGGTATTCAGGAAGAGTTCTTCCACACCTTCAACACACTGCACAACGCGAACAAGCAGATCGTCATCTCCTCGGACCGTCCGCCCAAGCAGCTGGCCACCCTCGAGGACCGCCTCCGAACCCGGTTCGAATGGGGGTTGATCACAGACGTCCAGCCGCCGGAGCTGGAGACCCGAATCGCGATCCTTCGCAAGAAAGCGCAAATGGATCGGCTCGACGTTCCCGACGACGTGCTCGAGCTCATCGCCAGCAGTATCGAGCGCAACATCCGTGAACTCGAGGGTGCGCTCATCCGCGTCACCGCATTCGCGTCGCTGAACAAGACGCCGATCGACAAGTCGCTGGCCGAGATCGTGCTGCGTGACCTGATTGCGGACGTCAACAGCATCCAGATCGGCACGGCCGGCATCATGGCCGCCACTGCCGAGTACTTCGAAACCACCGTCGAAGAGCTCCGCGGTCCCGGTAAGACCAGGGCACTGGCCCAGTCCCGGCAGATCGCCATGTATCTGTGCCGCGAGCTCACTGATCTGTCGCTGCCCAAGATCGGCCAGGCGTTCGGCCGCGATCACACCACGGTGATGTACGCCGAAAAGAAGATCCGCGGCGAGATGGCCGAGCGGCGCGAGGTGTTCGATCAGGTCAAGGAACTCACCACGCGCATCCGTCAACGCGCCAAGCGCTGACCACATCGCGGGAAACCTTCAAAAAACTTTCGTCACGAGCGCAACAGCGGTCACATCCCAGGCCTGTGCACACCCCTGTGGACAATTACTGAATACCTGTCCCACACGGTGGTGTTTCGTCCACAGCATCCGATGCGTCCCCAGCCATCCCGACGCCGGCGCGGCCTCCTCCACAGGTAACTCACAACCCCATAAGACGTTCGGCCAGCGCCGACTGCGGGTCATCCCCAACTTCCACAGGACCTAATACTGTTGCTTATATCTCTCATCAGTTTTCTTCCAGAAGAGAAGCCTTGGGGAAACCGTGTCGCGCCGAGCTCGTGGCACGTGTCTGACCTCCGCTGTCAGCCCGATCGATTAGCTTTCATGATGAGCCCGAAAGATCTACGGTGGTTCTTCGACAGCCGTTACGGTCGTCGCGGCGTCCTTTGGGGGACCGGTGCGTGAGCATCGGTGATTGCGCTGGTAAAGCACGCGTTGTGAGTTGATCGAAGGGACACTATGGACGTGGCGACAACGACGGTTGGTCTCTCCGATTTGAAGTTCCGGCTCGTGCGCGAAGACTTCGCCGACGCGGTGGCCTGGGTGGCTCGAAACCTCCCCACCAGGCCGACCGTTCCAGTGCTGGCAGGCGTGCTGCTGACCGGCTCCGACGAGGGTCTCACGATTTCAGGGTTCGACTACGAGGTGTCGGCCGAAGTTCAGGTTGCTGCCGAAATAGCTTCTCCTGGAAGCGTTCTGGTCTCTGGGCGGCTATTGTCGGATATCACGAGGGCGCTGCCGGCCAAGCCGGTCGATGTCAGCGTCGAAGGCACCCGCGTGCAGCTGAACTGCGGTAGCGCGAAGTTCTCGCTTCCGACCATGGCAGTCGAGGACTATCCGACGCTGCCCGCCCTGCCCGATGAGACGGGCGTTGTTTCCGCCGACCTGTTCTCCGAGGCGATCGGCCAGGTAGCCGTGGCCGCCGGCCGGGATGACACCCTGCCGATGCTGACGGGTATTCGCGTCGAGATCTCCGGCGAGACGGTGGTTTTGGCTGCCACCGATCGCTTCCGGCTCGCCGTTCGCGAGCTCACCTGGTCGACGGAGTCAGCCGATATCGAGGCCGCGGTGCTGGTGCCGGCCAAAACTTTGTCGGAAGCGGCGAAGGCGGGCACCGGCGCAGGCGATGTGCATCTGTCACTCGGGGCCGGATCGGCCGTCGGCAAGGAGGGCCTGCTCGGCATCCGCAGCGACGGGAAGCGCAGCACCACCCGACTGCTCGACGCCGAGTTCCCGAAGTTTCGTCAGCTGCTGCCGACAGAGCACACCGCCGTCGCCACCGTCGGTGTCGCGGAACTGACCGAGGCGATCAAGCGTGTGGCGCTGGTCGCCGACCGTGGTGCACAAGTCCGGATGGAATTCGCCGACGATGTGCTGAAGCTGTCGGCGGGCGCCGACGATGTCGGGCGCGCCGAGGAAGATCTTGCCGTCGCGTTCGCGGGCGAGCCGCTGACGATCGCGTTCAACCCGACATATCTGACCGACGGGCTCGGTTCGTTGCATTCGGACCGTGTGACATTCGGCTTCACAACACCCAGCCGCCCTGCGGTGTTGCGTCCGGCAGGGGACGACGATGGCACCAGCGGTGCCGCCGCCGGGCCGTTCCCGGCCGCCGAAACCGACTATGTCTACCTGTTGATGCCGGTGCGGCTGCCGGGTTAAGGCTCGCACCTCGACGAAAAGAGGCGCTACATGCAATTGGGTTTGATCGGCCTTGGCAAGATGGGCTTCAACATGCGGGAGCGCCTGCGCGAGGGCGGTCACGAGGTGGTCGGCTACGACCCGCGTCCCGAGGTCAGCGATGTGCCATCGCTGGCCGCGCTCGCCGAGGCCCTCGAACCGCCCCGCGTGGTGTGGGTCATGGTGCCGTCCGGACCGATCACCGATACCACGATCACCGACCTGGCCAAGGAGTTGGGTGAGGGCGATCTGGTGATCGACGGCGGCAACTCGCGCTATACGGGCGACAAACCGCACGCCGACCTGTTGGCCGAGCGAGGCACCGCCTTCATCGACGCCGGGGTTTCCGGCGGTATCTGGGGTTTGACCGAAGGCTATGGCCTGATGGTCGGCGGGAGCGACGCCGACGTTGAACGAGCGATGCCGATCTTCGACACCCTCCGCCCTCCGGGTCCGCGCGAGGACGGTTTCGTGCACGCGGGCCCCGTCGGGGCGGGGCATTTCGCCAAGATGGTGCACAACGGCATCGAATACGCCCTGATGACGGCCTACGCCGAGGGTTACGAGGTGCTTGCCGCCGAGGAGCTGATCAAGGATCCGCAGGCGGTCTACCAGGCATGGACCAACGGAACCGTGGTGCGGTCCTGGCTGCAGCAGTTGTTGGCCAAGGCGCTGAAGGAGGACCCGGGCCTCAACGACATCAGCGGGTACACCGAGGATTCGGGTGAGGGCCGCTGGACGGTCGAGGAGGCGATCCGGCTGCGGGTGCCGGTACCCGGCATCGCTGCGTCGCTGTTCGCCCGTTTCCTGTCCCGGCAGGATGACTCGCCGACGATGAAGGCCGTCGCCGCGCTGCGCAATCAATTCGGTGGTCACGCGGTCAAGCGGGTCAGCGAGTCCGGATAGGACCGACGGCAGGAGCGGAGCGACAAGGGTATCGGCGCAGTGTACGTCCGCCACCTGGGACTGCAGGATTTCCGATCATGGGCCAGGCTCGACCTCGACTTGGAGCCGGGGCGCACGGTGTTTGTCGGCCCCAACGGCTTCGGCAAAACCAATCTTGTTGAGGCACTGTGGTATTCGGCGACACTGGGTTCGCACCGGGTAGCGGCGGACGCGCCCTTGCTCAGGGCGGGCGCCGAGCGCGCGATCATTTCGACGATCGTGGTGAATGAGGGCCGTGAGCTGGCCATCGATCTGGATGTGGTGGCAGGCCGGTCGAACAGGGCACGGTTGAACCGCTCCCCTGTCCGCTCGGCGCGCGAGATATTGGGCGTGCTGCGCGCGGTCATGTTCGCCCCCGAGGACCTCGCGCTGGTCAGGGGAGATCCCGCGGAGCGCAGGCGTTACCTCGACGAACTCGCGACGACCCGGCGGCCTCGGATCGCAGGAGTGCGCGCGGACTACGACAAAGTGCTGCGACAGCGCACCGCGCTGCTGAAGACCGCGGCGGGCGCGCGTCATCGCGGTGACCGCAGCCTCGCCGACACACTCGACGTGTGGGACGGACACTTGGCCTCTCACGGTGCGCAGCTCATCGCGGCGCGGATCGAACTGGTCAACGAGCTCTGCCCGGAGGTCGAGAAGGCGTATCAGCTGCTGGCGCCGGCATCCCGGCCTGCGGCTATCCAGTACCGGAGCAAAGTCGAGGAGATCGACGGGCGAAACGAAACCGTGGAGTTCTTCGAGGCGGCTCTGCTCGATGCGCTGGCCCGGCGCCGGGACGCCGAGATCGAGCGCGGGGTCTGTCTTGTCGGGCCGCATCGCGACGATCTCGAGTTGCGGCTGGGCGATCATGTCGCGAAAGGCTATGCCAGCCATGGCGAATCATGGTCGATGGCACTGGCATTGCGGCTGGCCGCCTACGAGCTGCTGCGATCGGAAGGCGGTGATCCCGTGCTGCTCCTCGACGACGTTTTCGCCGAACTCGACGTCGGTCGGCGGCGCGCGCTCGCCGCGGTGGCCGCCTCGGCGGAGCAGGTTCTGGTTACCGCCGCGGTCGCCGACGACATCCCTGCGGACTGGGATGCGCGCCGTATCGAAATCACGATGCGCGAGGAAGACGGGGGCCGGATCTCGATGGCGGAATCGTGAGCGAGAGCGACGAAAGCGACAACGGCCGCGCGATCACTCCCCCGGCTCACCTCGCGGGGCTGTCCGGAATGGATCTGGTGCGCCGCACCCTGGAGGAAGCCAGAGGGGTGGCCCGCAGTCAGGGCAAGGATGTCGGGCGCGGCCGAAACGCGCCCGCGCAGCGCCGGGTCGCCGGGCGGCGCCGAAGTTGGTCCGGGCCGGGCCCTGATGTGCGGGACCCGCAAACGCTGGGGTCTGCGACGCGGGATCTCGCCAAGACCCGGGGCTGGTCCGGGCGGGTCGCAGAAGGCACGGTCTTCGGCCAGTGGCCCACGGTCGTCGGCGAGCAGATCGCCGAACACGCGACACCGACCGCACTACGGGATGGAGTCCTCAGCGTGTCCGCGGAATCAACGGCGTGGGCCACCCAATTGCGGATGGTTCAAGCGCAACTTCTGGCTAAAATCGCGGCAGCCGTCGGCGACGGTGTCGTCACATCGCTGAAGATCGTCGGCCCGGTCGCCCCGTCGTGGCGGAAAGGCCGCTATCACATCGCGGGGCGCGGACCGCGCGACACCTACGGATGAGCGCCGTTTCATCAGTTGCCTGAGAGCCGCGAGAACGCCGCAAGCCTAGCCCTCAAGCGTCCTGAGGCACCTTGGATCGAAAAATTCCACAGGCGGCTCAAATAGCTGTGTAGAAACGCGGCCTCAGAATCGGTCCTGCGGCTAGTTCCCGGTAGACTAGACAAGTGACTTGCCGGCGGTACCGACACCGCCAGAGCCCCACCCCCGTCTAGAGAGTAAGGATGCCGGCGACCGTGCCTGCCGCTAAGAAGACCGCGCCTGCTGGAAAGAGCTCGAAGAAGAAGGAGTACGGCGCCTCCGCGATCACCGTGCTCGAAGGTTTGGAGGCCGTCCGCAAACGCCCGGGCATGTACATCGGCTCCACCGGCGAGCGGGGTCTGCACCACCTCGTGTGGGAGGTCGTGGACAACGCCGTCGACGAGGCGATGGCCGGGTACGCGTCGAAGGTCGACGTCCGAATCCTCGAGGACGGCGGCGTCGAAGTCGCCGACGACGGCCGCGGTATTCCGGTCGAGATGCACGCCAGCGGCGCCCCCACGGTGGACGTCGTGATGACCCAGCTGCACGCGGGTGGCAAGTTCGGCGGTGAGAACAGTGGCTACAACGTCAGTGGCGGCCTGCACGGCGTCGGCGTCTCCGTGGTCAACGCGTTGTCCACCAGGCTGGAGGTGGATATCTCCCGCGACGGCTATGAGTGGTTTCAGTCCTACGACCGCGCCATTCCCGGAACGCTCAAGCAGGGCGAGGCCACGAAGAAGACCGGCACCACGGTCCGGTACTGGGCGGACCCCGACGTGTTCGAAACCACGAACTACGACTTCGAGACCGTCGCCCGGCGACTACAGGAAATGGCCTTCCTCAACAAGGGCCTGACCATCACCCTCGCCGACGAGAGGGTGACACCCGAGGAAGTGGTCGACGAGGTCGTCAGCGACACCGCAGAAGCACCGAAATCCGCGGAGGAGAAAGAAGCTGAGGCCAGGGCTCCGCACAAGGTCAAGCACCGTACCTTCCATTACCCCGGCGGGCTGGTCGACTACGTCAAGCACATCAACCGGACCAAGACACCGATTCAGCAGAGCATCATCGACTTCGACGGCAAGGGTGAGGGTCACGAGGTCGAGGTCGCGATGCAGTGGAACGCCGGATATTCGGAATCGGTGCACACTTTCGCGAACACGATCAACACCCATGAGGGCGGCACCCACGAAGAAGGCTTCCGTGCGGCGCTGACCAGCGTCGTCAACAAGTACGCCAAGGACAAGAAGCTGCTCAAGGAAAAGGACCCGAACCTGACGGGCGACGACATTCGTGAGGGTCTGGCGGCGGTCCTGTCGGTGAAGGTGTCCGAACCGCAGTTCGAGGGCCAGACGAAGACCAAACTCGGCAACACCGAGGTGAAGTCCTTCGTCCAGAAGATCTGCAACGAGCAGCTGAGCCACTGGTTCGAGGCCAACCCGGCAGAAGCGAAGACCGTTGTGAACAAGGCGGTTTCGTCGGCACAAGCGCGCATGGCGGCTCGCAAGGCCCGCGAGCTTGTGCGGCGCAAGAGCGCCACCGACATCGGCGGGCTGCCCGGCAAGTTGGCCGACTGCCGCTCAACCGATCCGCGCAAGTCCGAGCTCTATGTGGTTGAGGGAGACTCGGCAGGCGGGTCGGCCAAGAGCGGCCGCGACTCGATGTTCCAGGCGATCCTGCCGTTGCGCGGCAAGATCATCAACGTCGAGAAAGCCCGCATCGACCGAGTCCTGAAGAACACCGAAGTGCAGGCGATCATCACGGCGTTGGGCACCGGTATCCACGACGAGTTCGACCTCGCCAAACTGCGCTACCACAAGATCGTGCTGATGGCCGACGCCGACGTCGACGGCCAGCACATCTCCACTTTGCTGCTGACGCTGCTGTTCCGGTTCATGAAGCCGCTGGTGGAGAACGGGCACATCTTTTTGGCACAGCCGCCGCTGTACAAGCTGAAGTGGCAGCGCAGCGAGCCCGAGTTCGCCTACTCCGACCGCGAGCGCGACGGACTTCTCGAGGCCGGCAAGAAGGCGGGCAGGAAGATCAACGTCGACGACGGCATCCAGCGCTACAAGGGTCTGGGCGAGATGGACGCAAGGGAACTGTGGGAGACGACGATGGATCCGTCGGTGCGGGTGCTTCGCCAGGTCACGCTCGACGACGCGGCGGCCGCTGACGAGCTGTTCTCGATCCTGATGGGCGAGGACGTCGAAGCCCGGCGCAGTTTCATCACCAGAAACGCCAAAGACGTCCGCTTCCTTGATGTTTAACGCCGACGCACGCCCCTGATTAGGACTGAATCCACATGACTGATACCACGTTGCCGCCAGGCGACGAAGCAGGAGACCGCGTCGAACCGGTCGACATCCAACAGGAGATGCAGCGCAGCTACATCGACTACGCGATGAGCGTGATCGTCGGCCGCGCACTGCCGGAGGTCCGCGACGGTCTCAAGCCGGTGCACCGGCGGGTGCTCTACGCCATGTTCGACTCGGGTTTCCGGCCGGACCGCAGCCACGCGAAATCTGCACGCTCCGTTGCCGAGACGATGGGTAACTACCACCCGCACGGCGACTCGTCCATCTACGACACGCTGGTCCGGATGGCGCAGCCGTGGTCGCTGCGCTACCCACTTGTCGACGGGCAGGGCAACTTCGGTTCGCCGGGCAACGATCCGCCGGCCGCCATGCGCTACACCGAAGCGCGTCTCACGCCGCTGGCGATGGAGATGCTGCGTGAAATCGACGAGGAGACAGTCGATTTCATTCCGAATTACGACGGCCGGGTGCAGGAGCCAACCGTCCTGCCGAGCCGGTTCCCCAACCTACTGGCGAACGGCTCGGGCGGTATCGCGGTCGGCATGGCCACGAACATGCCGCCGCACAATCTGCGTGAGCTCGCCGAGGCCGTGTACTGGTGCCTTGACAATCACGACGCCGACGAGGAAGCCACGCTCGAGGCCGTCACGAAAGTCGTCAAGGGCCCGGACTTCCCCACCTCTGGCCTCATCGTCGGCTCGCAGGGGATCCACGACACCTACACGACCGGGCGCGGGTCCATCCGGATGCGCGGTGTAGTCGAGATCGAGGAGGACTCGCGCGGCAAAACCGGCATCGTCATCACCGAGCTGCCGTATCAAGTCAACCACGACAACTTCATCACCTCGATCGCCGATCAGGTGCGCGACGGCAAGATGACCGGCATCTCGAACATCGAGGACCAGTCCAGCGACCGTGTCGGGCTGCGGATCGTCGTCGAGATCAAGCGCGACGCCGTGGCGAAGGTCGTGCTGAACAACCTCTACAAGCACACGCAGTTGCAAACCAGCTTCGGCGCCAACATGCTGTCGATCGTCGACGGCGTGCCGCGCACCCTGCGGCTGGACCAGCTGATCCGGCACTACGTCGACCATCAGATCAACGTCATCTTCAGGCGCACCACCTACCGGCTGCGCAAGGCCAACGAACGGGCCCACATCCTGCGTGGTCTGGTCAAGGCGCTCGACGCGCTGGACGAGGTGATCGCCTTGATTCGCGCGTCGGAGACCGTCGATGTGGCCCGTCAGGGCTTGATCGAACTCCTCGACATCGACGAGATCCAGGCGCAGGCGATCCTGGACATGCAGCTGCGCAGGCTGGCCGCACTGGAACGGCAGAAGATCGTCGACGACCTGGCCAAGATCGAGGCCGAGATAGCCGACCTCGAAGACATTCTCGCCAAGGCCGAGCGGCAGCGGTCCATCGTCCACGACGAGCTCAAGGAGCTCGTCGACAAGTACGGCGACGATCGACGCACGAAGATCATCGCGGCCGACGGTGACGTCGCCGACGAGGACCTCATCGCCCGCGAGGACGTGGTCGTGACGATCACCGAAACCGGCTACGCCAAGCGCACCAAGACCGATCTGTACCGCAGCCAGAAGCGCGGCGGCAAGGGTGTGCAGGGCGCCGGGCTGAAGCAGGACGACATCGTCAACCACTTCTTCGTCTGCTCGACCCACGACTGGATCCTGTTCTTCACGACGCAGGGTCGGGTGTATCGCGCCAAGGCCTACGACCTGCCCGAAGCCTCGCGCACGGCGCGCGGTCAGCACGTCGCGAACCTGTTGGCGTTCCAGCCCGAGGAGCGGATCGCCCAGGTCATCCAGATCAAGAGCTACGAGGATGCGCCGTATCTGGTGCTGGCAACGCGCAACGGCTTGGTGAAGAAGTCGAAGCTGACCGACTTCGACTCGAACCGCTCGGGCGGCATCGTGGCGGTGAACCTGCGCGACGGTGACGAGCTGGTCGGCGCCGTGCTCTGCTCCGCCGAGGACGACCTGCTGCTGGTGTCGGCGAAGGGACAGTCGATCCGCTTCTCGGCAACCGACGAGGCGTTGCGGCCGATGGGCCGTGCCACCTCGGGTGTGCAGGGTATGCGGTTCAACACCGACGACGCCCTGCTCTCACTCAACGTGGTCCAGGCGGACACGTTCCTGCTGGTCGCGACCGCAGGCGGCTATGCCAAGCGCACCGCGATCGACGAGTACCCGGTGCAGGGTCGCGGCGGCAAGGGGGTGTTGACCATCCAGTACGACAAGCGACGTGGCACTCTGGTTGGAGCGCTGGTGGTCGATGACGAGACCGAGCTGTACGCCATCACGTCGGGCGGGGGCGTCATCCGCACCACCGCGCGCCAGGTTCGCAAGGCTGGACGGCAGACGAAGGGCGTTCGGTTGATGAACCTGGGCCAGGGCGCGACACTGATTGCGATAGCACGCAATGCAGAGGAGAGCGACGCCGACGAGGCCGTTGAGTAGGCCGGCGCCGTGACCGACGTTAAGGAGCCGGAGTGACTTCACCTAACGAGGCGGGCTACCCGCGCTCGGCCGAAAGTAGCGGCAACGGCTCCCTACCCGAGGACCCGGAGACGGGTTCGCTGGGCAACCCCAAGGGCCGCGACGTTCCGCCGTGGCAGCGCGGACCGGCTTCCCGGGCGGCGCAGAAGCAGTCGCCGCGCACGCCAAGCAGGCCGGAGCCGCAGCGCGGCCCCGCCCCGGGTGGCCATTCTCCTGGAGCCGACGCCCGGCTCAACCGCTTCATCTCCGGTGGTGCATCCGGCCAGGGCGCACCGGAGGCTGCCGAGGCGGCGCCGCCTCGCAACGAGCCGGTGGTCAGCGAGGCCTACGGCAGCGAGCTGCCCGACCTGTCCGGGCCTCCGCGTCCAGCGCAACGCAAGACCACTCCGGAGCGGACGGAGCCGCCGATGCGGCCTGCCTCCGCCGGACGCGTTCAGGTGACCAGCCGCCCGCATGCAGGCCCGGTGCGCGCAAGCATGCAGATCCGCCGCATCGATCCATGGAGCGCGCTGAAGGTGTCGCTGGTGCTGTCGGTCGCCTTGTTCTTCGTGTGGATTATCGCGGTGGCGTTCCTATATCTGGTGCTCGGCGGGATGGGCGTGTGGAGCAAGCTCAACAGCAACGTCGGTGACCTGCTGACCAGCGCAAGCGGCCAGGCCGGCGGCGAGCTGGTGTCCAGCGGCACCATCTTCGGCGGCGCGGCGCTGATCGGGCTGGTGAACATCGTGCTGCTGACGGCGATGGCGACGGTCGGCGTGTTCATCTACAACCTGACCACTGACCTGGTCGGCGGTGTCGAGGTCACGTTGGCTGACCGCGACTGATCGGAGTTTGGGCCAAGCGTGCCGATTACGGTAATCTCGGCGCTCGGCCATGTGCGTTACGGGCCTATAGCTCAGGCGGTTAGAGCGCTTCGCTGATAACGAAGAGGTCGGAGGTTCGAGTCCTCCTAGGCCCACGGAAAGGGTCACCATGAGACTGGTTCTACTGGTCGCGGCGGTGGCGCTGGCGGTAATCGTGGTGCGGTCGCGTCAGGCCGTGGAGGTATGGCACGCGGCTGCCGACCAGCCGTCCTGATACGGGGCCTTAGCTCAGTTGGTAGAGCGCTGCCTTTGCAAGGCAGAAGTCAGGGGTTCGAATCCCCTAGGCTCCACAGATTTTCTCAGTTCAAACGATATTTCGTTTGAACGCCACCGGGCGTGAATCCACCGCCGTACCTACATTTTGCCCAATCGCGAGTTAATAGCGGGTTGATGGCGACCCCGACTGCTTCCACATCGGATCCGTACAGGTGGCCGTAACGGTCTAACGTCAGCCCCCCGACCGCCGCGCTCGACGACTCTGACCCCGCCGGATCCGTCAGAGCAGGCGCCCCAGAATGGCGCCAGCGAATCATCAGGTTGTGGTCGTAGAAGGCCACATCAATCACCGCGCGGGGGCGTTACACCGCCGATCTCAAGTGTCACGTCTTTTCCGGCAGTTCCGGTGAGTAACATGGGTTACTCATCTAATATCCGGCGCATGTCCAGACCTGCCCTCCGTATTGCGAGCTGGATGGTTGCTGCGGGTGTCTCAGTGGTGGTGGCAACCGGCTTCGGCTGCGGCAGCGCATGGGCCGAGCCGGCGGGCTTAACGTCGTCTGGTGCCGGGCCGACTGCGTCGTCAGATTCGCAGTCGGCCAATTCATCGAGTGGGGCACCTGATAGGTCGGACCGTCGCGAGGGGAAATCGACGATCTCGCAGAAACGCGCGCCCCGGGCAACAGGTGAGGGCGCGAATGGTGAAGACGCTGGCTTGGATCACCGGTCAGTCGAGCGGAAGCGCGGCGGTGTCGGCAATTCGCCCAGTGGCCGTCCTTCCGGAGATCCTGTAGCCGAGAGCTCGGCACGCAAGAGCGCACCCGATGCCTCAACTGCCTCAGGGGAGCGCGACCCGAGTGGGCAGGGATCCTTGACCACAGGGCAATCACAGAAGGCGACCCCGCACGCATCCATCCCGCCGGAACTCGCCTCTCCGTATGACGAGCGCCCCGAAAAGCTGGGCAGAGAAGTCGTTGACGCGGGCATGAACTTTGAGCACGCGGGCATGAAAACTGCGGGGACCACCGATGCTGATCAACCGGCCGCGGCGTTAGCCAACACTCCGTCGCCATCGGCAGTCACCGGTCCGGATTCGCAGGCAGTTGGGTTGACAATCACGCCCAAGACGGCGTCGGCTGTCGAGACGCTCGTCGACATCGCGCAGCACGAAGGAAATGCGAGCGCGTTGGTCACTGCCGCCGCGAACGCCGTAGCGGGGGTTGATGAGGTCCCGTCAGGGGTCTACACCGGTCAACCTTCATTCATCCAGCAGGTCGTTGTGTTCGTGCTGCGGGTAGTCAACGCCGTCCTGAGTCCGGTCGGCGGAATCCTTGCCTTCACCGGTCTAAAAGTGCCGATTTTCGCCGACGGTGTTCCGCCGTTCTTCGTTACGGCGGGCCTGAACGTTGAGCACGACACCATCGCCGGCATGCCGGTGTACATCCTGACGCCGCCCTCGCCTACGGGTGCGACGGTCGTGGCCCTGCACGGCGGGGCTTATGCAGCCGAAGCCAGCCT is a genomic window of Mycobacterium sp. ITM-2016-00318 containing:
- the dnaA gene encoding chromosomal replication initiator protein DnaA — its product is MTADPDPPFVAVWNMVLAELNGDTGGSVPTNGEPPTPNLTPQQRAWLKLVKPLVITEGFALLSVPTSFVQNEIERHLREPIISALSRQLGQRVELGVRIASPSQNDADDAVAAPADIYPDPDIDEIDEVSEALASAEESWPTYFSSGPRKIVANEAESIGLNRRYTFDTFVIGASNRFAHAATLAIAEAPARAYNPLFIWGESGLGKTHLLHAAGNYAQRLFPGMRVKYVSTEEFTNDFINSLRDDRKASFKRSYRDIDVLLVDDIQFIEGKEGIQEEFFHTFNTLHNANKQIVISSDRPPKQLATLEDRLRTRFEWGLITDVQPPELETRIAILRKKAQMDRLDVPDDVLELIASSIERNIRELEGALIRVTAFASLNKTPIDKSLAEIVLRDLIADVNSIQIGTAGIMAATAEYFETTVEELRGPGKTRALAQSRQIAMYLCRELTDLSLPKIGQAFGRDHTTVMYAEKKIRGEMAERREVFDQVKELTTRIRQRAKR
- the dnaN gene encoding DNA polymerase III subunit beta; translated protein: MDVATTTVGLSDLKFRLVREDFADAVAWVARNLPTRPTVPVLAGVLLTGSDEGLTISGFDYEVSAEVQVAAEIASPGSVLVSGRLLSDITRALPAKPVDVSVEGTRVQLNCGSAKFSLPTMAVEDYPTLPALPDETGVVSADLFSEAIGQVAVAAGRDDTLPMLTGIRVEISGETVVLAATDRFRLAVRELTWSTESADIEAAVLVPAKTLSEAAKAGTGAGDVHLSLGAGSAVGKEGLLGIRSDGKRSTTRLLDAEFPKFRQLLPTEHTAVATVGVAELTEAIKRVALVADRGAQVRMEFADDVLKLSAGADDVGRAEEDLAVAFAGEPLTIAFNPTYLTDGLGSLHSDRVTFGFTTPSRPAVLRPAGDDDGTSGAAAGPFPAAETDYVYLLMPVRLPG
- the gnd gene encoding phosphogluconate dehydrogenase (NAD(+)-dependent, decarboxylating) gives rise to the protein MQLGLIGLGKMGFNMRERLREGGHEVVGYDPRPEVSDVPSLAALAEALEPPRVVWVMVPSGPITDTTITDLAKELGEGDLVIDGGNSRYTGDKPHADLLAERGTAFIDAGVSGGIWGLTEGYGLMVGGSDADVERAMPIFDTLRPPGPREDGFVHAGPVGAGHFAKMVHNGIEYALMTAYAEGYEVLAAEELIKDPQAVYQAWTNGTVVRSWLQQLLAKALKEDPGLNDISGYTEDSGEGRWTVEEAIRLRVPVPGIAASLFARFLSRQDDSPTMKAVAALRNQFGGHAVKRVSESG
- the recF gene encoding DNA replication/repair protein RecF (All proteins in this family for which functions are known are DNA-binding proteins that assist the filamentation of RecA onto DNA for the initiation of recombination or recombinational repair.), whose protein sequence is MYVRHLGLQDFRSWARLDLDLEPGRTVFVGPNGFGKTNLVEALWYSATLGSHRVAADAPLLRAGAERAIISTIVVNEGRELAIDLDVVAGRSNRARLNRSPVRSAREILGVLRAVMFAPEDLALVRGDPAERRRYLDELATTRRPRIAGVRADYDKVLRQRTALLKTAAGARHRGDRSLADTLDVWDGHLASHGAQLIAARIELVNELCPEVEKAYQLLAPASRPAAIQYRSKVEEIDGRNETVEFFEAALLDALARRRDAEIERGVCLVGPHRDDLELRLGDHVAKGYASHGESWSMALALRLAAYELLRSEGGDPVLLLDDVFAELDVGRRRALAAVAASAEQVLVTAAVADDIPADWDARRIEITMREEDGGRISMAES
- a CDS encoding DUF721 family protein — protein: MVSESDESDNGRAITPPAHLAGLSGMDLVRRTLEEARGVARSQGKDVGRGRNAPAQRRVAGRRRSWSGPGPDVRDPQTLGSATRDLAKTRGWSGRVAEGTVFGQWPTVVGEQIAEHATPTALRDGVLSVSAESTAWATQLRMVQAQLLAKIAAAVGDGVVTSLKIVGPVAPSWRKGRYHIAGRGPRDTYG